The following nucleotide sequence is from Terriglobales bacterium.
GAAATCGTGGATGCTGCGCTTCCACACCCAGACCGGGGGCGTGACTCTGACCGCGCAGCAGCCGGAGATCAACATCGTGCGCACCGCGCTGCAGGCGCTGGCGGCGGTGCTGGGCGGGACGCAGTCGCTGCACACCAATTCCTTCGACGAAGCCCTGGCCCTGCCCACCGAGGAGGCGGCCCGCATCGCGCTGCGCACGCAGCAGATCATCGCCTACGAGTCGGGGGTACCGCACACCATCGATCCCTTCGGCGGGTCGTATTTCGTCGAGTCACAGACCAGCGAGATCGAGAAGCGGGCCCAGGAGTACGTCGAGAAGATCGACGCCATGGGCGGCATGCTCAAGGCCATCGAGCGCGGCTACGTGCAGGCGGAGATCCAGAACGCCGCCTACGACTTCCAGAAGCAGGTGGACCAACTGGAGCGCGTGGTAGTGGGCGTGAACCGCTTCCAGCTCGAGGAAGAGAAGGAGATCCCCATCCTGCGCATCGACCCGGACCTGGAGCGCAAGCAGGTGGAGCGGGTGCGGGCGGTGCGGGCGAAGCGCGACCCGCAGCGCTGGAAGGCGGCGCTCGACAAAGTGGGCGACGCAGCCCGCAACGGCGACAACCTGATGCCCCAAATCATCAAGGCGGTCGAGAGCTATTGCACGGTGGGCGAGATCTCCGACACCCTGCGCGCGGTCTTCGGCGAGTACAAGGAGACGGTCGTCATCTAGTGCGGATGCGCATGATGGGCCGCTTCGGCGATCGCCGGCCGGCGACCTTGAACCCGGCCTTCTTGAATGCGGGGGTCACGCCCGTCCAGATGAAGGCCGCGGGCCACGTGCCTTTCACGTCCTGGGGATAGGCTTCTACGACATTCGCGCCGTGCTTGCGGGCCAGTTTCACCGCGGCCTCGATCAGCTGCGTGCTCAGGCCACGGCGGCGCCATTCCTTGGCGACGAACAGGCAGGTGATGGACCAGACCGGCTGGTCGTCCAGCGGCGCCAGCACACGGGAGCGTTCCAGGAACGAGAAATCCTCGCGGGGAGCGACGGCACACCAGCCGACCGGCTTGCCATCGGCATAGGCCAGCACCCCCGGCTCCGCGCCGGAACGTAAGAGCTTGCGAAAAGCGCGGCGGTTCCCCTCGCCCTGGCCGTTCTTGAACTGCGCGCGGGTGAGACGCCAGACCATGCACCAGCAGCCGGCACAGGCGCCACGCGGCCCGAACAGCTTCTCGACATCGGCCCAGCGGGCAGCGGTGGCTGCACGGAACACGAATGCAGGAGGGTGTTTACTCGGTGAGCGCTTCGGCTTCGTAGTCGCAGGCTTCACGGCAATCCCGGCACATGTACTGGCCGTCCTGGACCAGGCGGACGTCATGCGAGCCCTGGCAGAGGGCACAGTAACGGTCGCATTTGCACTCCGACTCCGGCTTGTCGCACAGCATGCAGAGGAACTTTTCGGCCATGGGCGGAGGGTAGCGCGGGGGAGGGCAAAGCACAAGGGTCTCCCGTCGCGGACGCGGTCCCCCCGCTGCGCCACGTCGATTTTTGGGCCTAACTGTGATTGCCGTCACAGAATCGGGGTTGGATCGGCGGTACCCTGCGCTGCCGTCCGGGGAGTGCGGCGGCTGCATTGACCCTCGAAAAACCGCGTGTTAACGTACGGGGTTCTTCGATCCCACGCCGCCCCGAACAGGAGTCGCCCTTGTCGTCCACGGTCGAAGCCACGGCTCTGCGCAAGACCGCCCTCAATCCCGTCCATCGCCAGATGGGCGCCAAGATGGTCGATTTCGGCGGCTGGGACATGCCGGTCGAGTACCCGTCGCCGGCGGGTGTTCTCAATGAGCATATGGCTGTCCGGACAAGAGTGGGCGTGTTCGACGTCAGCCACATGGGTGACATCCGGGTCAGCGGCCGCCAGGCGCTGGAGGCGGTCCAGCACATCTCGATGAACGACGCCTCGAAGCTGCAGATCGGCCAGGCGCACTATTCGGCGCTGCTCTATCCGGAAGGCACCTTCGTGGACGACGTCATCGTGCACAAAGTTGGGGAGCACGAATTTCTATTCGTCATCAACGCAGGCACCCGGGAGAAGGACTGGGCCTGGGTGAGCGAAAGCGTGAAAGGCTTCGACTGTAAAGCAACGCATGAGAGCGATGACTTCACCCAGCTCGCCATCCAGGGGCCGCGCGGGGTGGAGGTGCTGCAGAAGCTCACTGACGTGGACCTGTCGAAGATCAAGAACTACTGGTTCACGTTCGGTACGGTGTGCGGCCTGAAGGACCGGATGATCGCCCGCACCGGCTATACCGCCGAAGACGGCTTCGAGATCTACATCCCGTCGGACGAGAAAACCAGCGCCCGGGTGTGGCGTGAGGTGCTGGAGGCGGGCAAGGAGTTCGGCATCCTACCCTGCGGGCTGGGCGCCCGCAACACCCTGCGCCTGGAAGGCAAGATGGCGCTCTACGGGCACGAGATCAGCGAGAAGATCAACGTGTGGGAGGCGGGGCTCGATCGCTGGTGCAAGATGGAGAAGCCCGATTTCATCGGCAGGCAGGTACTGGAAAAGACCAAGGCCGCGGGGGTGAGGCGCGCGCTGGTGGGGCTGGAGATGATCGAGCGCGGCATCGCCCGCGACGGCTACAAAGTGTTCGACGGAGAAGCCGAGATCGGCTACGTGACCAGCGGCTCCTTCGCTCCGTTCCTGAAGAAGAACATCGCGCTGGCCTACGTGCCGCCGGAGAAATCGGCGCTGGACACGGTGGTGGGCGTGGAGATCCGCAACCAGAAGGTGAAGGCCAAAGTCATACCGACTCCTTTTTATAAACGGGCCCGAAAATCCTAGTTTCATGGCAGGACACCATGTCGGAGACAAGAGAGCAAGCGATGAACTATCCCAAAGAGCTGAAATACACCAAAGAAGACGAGTGGCTGAAGGTTGAAGGTGACACGGGCACGGTGGGCATCACCGACTACGCCCAGAACGCGCTGGGCGACATCGTGTTCGTGGAGCTGCCCAAGCCGGGCGCCACGGTCGAGGTGGGCAAGAGCTTCGGCACGGTAGAGTCGGTGAAGGCGGTGAGCGAGTTGTACTCGCCGGTGTCCGGGACCGTCACCGCAGTCAATGGCGAACTGACGGATGCGCCGGAGAAGATCAATAGCGACCCCTACGGCGCGTGGATGATCAAGGTGAAGTTGACCAAGCAGTCCGACAGCCTGATGTCGGCCGCTGACTACGAGAAGTACGCCGCGGAGCGCGGCTAGCCGCGCTGCGGCGGCCCGGGCCCATGCACTCATTCCCAGCAGCAGGAGTTTTCATCTATGAAGACAGCGATCGACGAGCCGGAACGCCAGGCGGCGTCCCGGCTCGATACCGTGATGCGCTACCTGCCGAAATCGGCGGCCGACCGGGAGGTCATGCTGCAGGAGATCGGCATCAGCTCGATCGACGAGCTGTTCGCGCCCATCCCCGCCGAGTTCCGGGTGAAGGGCGACCTCAACATCGCGCCCGCCTTCTCGGAAGCCGAGATTGTCGAATACTTCCGGCAGCGCTCGGCGGAGAACGCGGCGGGGTTCAAGATCTTCCTGGGTGCCGGGGCCCACAACCACTACCGGCCGGTGGTGATCGACATGCTCATCTCGCGGGGTGAGTTCTTCACCGCCTACACCCCCTACCAGCCGGAGATCTCGCAAGGCACGCTGCAGGCCATCTTCGAGTTCCAGACCATGGTCTGTGAGCTGACCGGCATGGAGGTCGCCAACGCTTCCATGTACGACGGCTCGACCGCCGTGCCGGAGTCGGTGATGATGGCGGTACGCGTGACCGGACGCCGGGGAGCGGTGGTGGCCAAGAGCGTCCATCCGGAATACCGCGATGTGCTGAAGACCTATGCCCACTACCAGGGCCTGCCCATCACCACGGTCGGCTTCGGCGACGATGGCCGTGTGGACCTGAAAGCGCTGGATGCGGCGGTCACCTCCGACACGGCCTGCGTGCTCATCCAGTCTCCAAACTTCTTCGGCACGATCGAGGAAGTCGAGACGGTGGCCGACATCGTGCAGCGCAAGGGGGCGCTGCTGGTGGTCTCCATCGCCGAGGCGGTGTCGCTGGGCATCGTGAAGCCGCCGGCGGAAGCCGACATCGTGTGCATGGAAGCGCAGGCGTTCGGCATCCCCACGGGCTTCGGCGGTCCCTACTGCGGGGTGATCGGCACCAAAGAGAAGTACGTGCGCCAGATCCCCGGGCGGCTGGTGGGCCAGACGCTGGACCGCGACGGCAAGCGCGGCTTCTGCCTGACGCTGTCCACCCGCGAACAGCACATC
It contains:
- a CDS encoding methylmalonyl-CoA mutase family protein; translation: LSFFFACHSNFLEEVAKFRAARRMWARIMRERFHAKNPKSWMLRFHTQTGGVTLTAQQPEINIVRTALQALAAVLGGTQSLHTNSFDEALALPTEEAARIALRTQQIIAYESGVPHTIDPFGGSYFVESQTSEIEKRAQEYVEKIDAMGGMLKAIERGYVQAEIQNAAYDFQKQVDQLERVVVGVNRFQLEEEKEIPILRIDPDLERKQVERVRAVRAKRDPQRWKAALDKVGDAARNGDNLMPQIIKAVESYCTVGEISDTLRAVFGEYKETVVI
- a CDS encoding GNAT family N-acetyltransferase; translated protein: MFRAATAARWADVEKLFGPRGACAGCWCMVWRLTRAQFKNGQGEGNRRAFRKLLRSGAEPGVLAYADGKPVGWCAVAPREDFSFLERSRVLAPLDDQPVWSITCLFVAKEWRRRGLSTQLIEAAVKLARKHGANVVEAYPQDVKGTWPAAFIWTGVTPAFKKAGFKVAGRRSPKRPIMRIRTR
- the gcvH gene encoding glycine cleavage system protein GcvH encodes the protein MSETREQAMNYPKELKYTKEDEWLKVEGDTGTVGITDYAQNALGDIVFVELPKPGATVEVGKSFGTVESVKAVSELYSPVSGTVTAVNGELTDAPEKINSDPYGAWMIKVKLTKQSDSLMSAADYEKYAAERG
- the gcvPA gene encoding aminomethyl-transferring glycine dehydrogenase subunit GcvPA, whose product is MKTAIDEPERQAASRLDTVMRYLPKSAADREVMLQEIGISSIDELFAPIPAEFRVKGDLNIAPAFSEAEIVEYFRQRSAENAAGFKIFLGAGAHNHYRPVVIDMLISRGEFFTAYTPYQPEISQGTLQAIFEFQTMVCELTGMEVANASMYDGSTAVPESVMMAVRVTGRRGAVVAKSVHPEYRDVLKTYAHYQGLPITTVGFGDDGRVDLKALDAAVTSDTACVLIQSPNFFGTIEEVETVADIVQRKGALLVVSIAEAVSLGIVKPPAEADIVCMEAQAFGIPTGFGGPYCGVIGTKEKYVRQIPGRLVGQTLDRDGKRGFCLTLSTREQHIRREKATSNICTNQALVALMANIFMTIHGREGLRELALQNLAKAKYARAEFARKAKVLFDGAPRFNEFVVVTNEDPHAVNDRLLEEKIVGGFPLKKFYPELGNAALWCCTELLSKQAIDAAVKAVSR
- the gcvT gene encoding glycine cleavage system aminomethyltransferase GcvT, yielding MSSTVEATALRKTALNPVHRQMGAKMVDFGGWDMPVEYPSPAGVLNEHMAVRTRVGVFDVSHMGDIRVSGRQALEAVQHISMNDASKLQIGQAHYSALLYPEGTFVDDVIVHKVGEHEFLFVINAGTREKDWAWVSESVKGFDCKATHESDDFTQLAIQGPRGVEVLQKLTDVDLSKIKNYWFTFGTVCGLKDRMIARTGYTAEDGFEIYIPSDEKTSARVWREVLEAGKEFGILPCGLGARNTLRLEGKMALYGHEISEKINVWEAGLDRWCKMEKPDFIGRQVLEKTKAAGVRRALVGLEMIERGIARDGYKVFDGEAEIGYVTSGSFAPFLKKNIALAYVPPEKSALDTVVGVEIRNQKVKAKVIPTPFYKRARKS